A genomic window from Montipora capricornis isolate CH-2021 chromosome 8, ASM3666992v2, whole genome shotgun sequence includes:
- the LOC138013585 gene encoding sodium/potassium/calcium exchanger 5-like, which yields MKFLENCSQFAVPFVFIWLLFPGLFYTSKALTLSQQTEDGDTGVEAPSRTRRIAETPANENNSNPTSMGKLSLPCSKPSMDNFPGDFMSQEMRVHGGAIVHLFLVVYMFIGLTILCDHYFVPSVEKMGRKLHLNRDVCGATLMAMATSGSELCTSIIGVFITKSDIGLATMAGSMAFDSLFIVAICGLFASSTLRLSRWPLVRDNLGNLVSVTALTVVTYDRKVYWYEAVGLLSLYFLYCVVMCYNNSLERIFKGTESHTKRFVDVETELTESENKKLIPTHDNSDEDTMRGSAIHEIQVIRSNNDPQNSLIYNIMSSIQWVIMLPFTCLYSVTIPDCRKGRWENWCLLTFLISVVWMSLLCYLLVWMVAIIGFTLDIPDAVMGLTFMAAASSAPSALSSLVVTWQGEGDMAVSQANGSNMFNVLFCLGFPWLLQTTVVDMGGQVTVISKGMTFTTLCLYAAVVLPFVIIMFNKWYLNKCLGIAFIILYLSFTAIFVLFGINMFGKFSLRMCTS from the coding sequence ATGAAATTCCTAGAAAATTGTTCTCAATTTGCTGTACCTTTTGTTTTTATCTGGTTATTGTTTCCTGGATTGTTTTATACCTCCAAAGCCCTGACGCTCTCGCAGCAAACAGAAGACGGCGATACTGGAGTTGAAGCTCCCAGTCGAACCAGAAGAATAGCGGAAACTCCTGCGAACGAAAACAATTCGAATCCGACTTCCATGGGCAAACTAAGTTTGCCATGTTCCAAGCCATCCATGGACAATTTTCCAGGTGATTTTATGAGTCAGGAAATGCGAGTACACGGTGGGGCTATCGTACACTTGTTTCTCGTGGTATATATGTTCATTGGTTTAACTATCCTGTGCGATCACTACTTCGTTCCGTCTGTGGAGAAGATGGGCCGCAAATTACACTTAAACCGTGATGTCTGTGGAGCAACATTGATGGCCATGGCAACCTCTGGCTCCGAACTGTGCACATCTATCATCGGCGTTTTCATTACAAAGAGCGACATTGGATTAGCAACTATGGCAGGAAGTATGGCATTTGATTCGCTTTTTATCGTGGCAATCTGTGGTCTGTTCGCCAGCTCCACGCTTCGTCTATCACGATGGCCTCTCGTGCGTGACAACTTAGGTAACCTAGTAAGTGTCACGGCATTGACTGTGGTCACGTACGACAGAAAAGTTTATTGGTACGAAGCTGTAGGGTTGTTGTCATTATACTTTCTCTATTGCGTTGTCATGTGCTATAATAATAGCCTCGAGAGAATATTTAAGGGAACTGAATCACACACGAAAAGATTCGTTGACGTAGAAACAGAACTTACTGAAAGTGAAAACAAGAAACTGATCCCAACTCATGACAACAGTGATGAAGACACTATGCGAGGCAGTGCTATTCACGAAATTCAAGTCATTCGCTCAAATAACGATCCTCAAAACTCACTTATTTATAATATAATGTCTTCGATTCAATGGGTGATTATGTTACCATTCACATGCTTGTATTCCGTGACCATTCCTGACTGTCGAAAGGGCAGGTGGGAAAATTGGTGCTTGCTCACTTTCCTTATCTCTGTGGTTTGGATGTCATTGCTCTGCTATCTATTAGTTTGGATGGTTGCAATCATTGGCTTTACTCTCGATATCCCAGATGCTGTCATGGGATTAACTTTCATGGCAGCAGCAAGCAGTGCGCCAAGTGCTTTATCTAGCTTGGTTGTTACCTGGCAAGGGGAGGGTGACATGGCTGTTTCCCAAGCAAATGGAAGCAACATGTTTAATGTTTTATTTTGCCTTGGGTTTCCCTGGCTTCTACAAACAACAGTGGTTGATATGGGAGGCCAAGTCACTGTTATAAGTAAAGGAATGACGTTTACCACTCTTTGTCTTTATGCAGCTGTGGTCCTCCCTTTTGTAATTATAATGTTCAACAAATGGTACTTGAACAAGTGCCTTGGAATTGCATTCATAATACTGTACCTTTCGTTTACAGCtatttttgtcctttttggGATAAACATGTTTGGGAAATTTAGCTTAAGGATGTGTACCTCGTAA
- the LOC138013584 gene encoding sodium/potassium/calcium exchanger 5-like produces the protein MKFLENCSQFAVPFVFIWLLFPGLFYTSKALTLSQQTEDGDTGVEAPSRTRRIAETPANENNSNPTSMGKLSLPCSKPSMDNFPGDFMSQEMRVHGGAILHLFLVVYMFIGLTILCDHFFVPSVEKMGRKLHLNRDVCGATFMAMATSGSQLCTSIIGVFITKSDIGLATMAGSMAFDSLFIVAICGLFASSTLRLSRWPLVRDNLGNLVSVTALTVVTYDRKVYWYEAVGLLSLYFLYCVVMCYNNSLERIFKGTESHTKRFVDVETELNESENKKLIPNHDNSDEDTMRGSAIHEIQVIRSNNDPQNSVTYNIMSSIQWVFMLPFTCLYYLTIPDCRKGRWENWCLLTFLISLVWMSLLCYLLVWMVAIIGFTLDIPDAVMGLTFMAAASSAPSALSSLVVTWQGEGDMAVSQANGSNMFNVLFCLGFPWLLQTTVVDMGGQVTVISKGMTFTTLCLYAAVVLPFVIIMFNKWYLNKCLGIAFIILYLSFTAIFVLFGINMFGKFSLRMCTS, from the coding sequence ATGAAATTCCTAGAAAATTGTTCTCAATTTGCTGTACCTTTTGTTTTTATCTGGTTATTGTTTCCTGGATTGTTTTATACCTCCAAAGCCCTGACGCTCTCGCAGCAAACAGAAGACGGCGATACTGGAGTTGAAGCTCCCAGTCGAACCAGAAGAATAGCGGAAACTCCTGCGAACGAAAACAATTCGAATCCGACTTCCATGGGCAAACTAAGTTTGCCATGTTCCAAGCCATCCATGGACAATTTTCCAGGTGATTTTATGAGTCAGGAAATGCGAGTACACGGTGGGGCTATCTTACACTTGTTTCTCGTGGTATATATGTTCATTGGTTTAACTATCCTGTGCGATCACTTCTTCGTTCCGTCTGTGGAGAAGATGGGCCGCAAATTACACTTAAACCGTGATGTCTGTGGAGCAACATTCATGGCCATGGCAACCTCTGGCTCCCAACTGTGCACATCTATCATCGGCGTTTTCATTACAAAGAGCGACATTGGATTAGCAACTATGGCAGGAAGTATGGCATTTGATTCGCTTTTTATCGTGGCAATCTGTGGTCTGTTCGCCAGCTCCACGCTTCGTCTATCACGATGGCCTCTCGTGCGTGACAACTTAGGTAACCTAGTAAGTGTCACGGCATTGACTGTGGTCACGTACGACAGAAAAGTTTATTGGTACGAAGCTGTAGGGTTGTTGTCATTATACTTTCTCTATTGCGTTGTTATGTGCTATAATAATAGCCTCGAGAGAATATTTAAGGGAACTGAATCACACACGAAAAGATTCGTTGACGTAGAAACAGAACTTAATGAAAGTGAAAACAAGAAACTGATCCCAAATCATGACAACAGTGATGAAGACACTATGCGAGGCAGTGCTATTCACGAAATTCAAGTCATTCGCTCAAATAACGATCCTCAAAACTCAGTTACTTATAATATAATGTCTTCGATTCAATGGGTGTTTATGTTACCATTCACATGCTTGTATTACTTGACCATTCCTGACTGTCGAAAGGGCAGATGGGAAAATTGGTGCTTGCTCACTTTCCTTATCTCTTTGGTTTGGATGTCATTGCTCTGCTATCTATTAGTTTGGATGGTTGCAATCATTGGCTTTACTCTCGATATCCCAGATGCTGTCATGGGATTAACTTTCATGGCAGCAGCAAGCAGTGCGCCAAGTGCTTTATCTAGCTTGGTTGTTACCTGGCAAGGGGAGGGTGACATGGCTGTTTCCCAAGCAAATGGAAGCAACATGTTTAATGTTTTATTTTGCCTTGGGTTTCCCTGGCTTCTACAAACAACAGTGGTTGATATGGGAGGCCAAGTCACTGTTATAAGTAAAGGAATGACGTTTACCACTCTTTGTCTTTATGCAGCTGTGGTCCTCCCTTTTGTAATTATAATGTTCAACAAATGGTACTTGAACAAGTGCCTTGGAATTGCATTCATAATACTGTACCTTTCGTTTACAGCtatttttgtcctttttggGATAAACATGTTTGGGAAATTTAGCTTAAGGATGTGTACCTCGTAA